TCGAAGCTCTCTTTCAAGAACAAAACCTCCCTACTCGTTTAGATACTCCTTTTTCAGGTGGAAGTATTGTTGCCACTTTTGGAAAGCAAGAACGTGTTCAAGCTCTACAAATAGAAATTCCTTACTCCTTCTATTTAAATGGAAAGAAACCAGACGACATAAAGTTTAATAAATTGCAGAAAAAACTACATCATATTTTTGATCAACTCAATAATGAAAACACCTAGATACCTTCTTACGATTGTATCTAGGTGTTTATTCTAATTTGTGTTTTCCTGTAATTTTTTAATTTGCTCTTCGAGGAGTTGAATCTTCTCCGCTTGAGAATTAATTTGTTCTTGCATTTTCGTCATTTGATCTTGATAGTTCTCTAATGGAGTTGATGTCGTTTTCGAGAAACTTCGGAAGATAAATACTGATAAAAATAATATTACGAGCGTTAGAATAATAAATACCCAACCTTGATTTCTTCTGACGTATTGGTTAAATGTTCTTTGAAAATTTTTCCCTGAGTTACTCATTCATCTTCACCTCTTGACTTTTCAACAGTATACCATTTATTTTGAAATATCTCTAGATAGCACTTGCAATTTTGGTCATTTGTTCGGTCATTGCACCCACTATACCTTCATCACACACAACGATTAAGATGTCACCAGACAGAAGAATCGTATCTCCTTTTGCCACTATTTCTTTAGCACCACGTCTTATGGTTGCAATAATAATCTCTTTTGGCCACTCTACTTCACGAATGGCTTTTCCAACCAGCGAGCTATCCACCATAATTGGAATTTCAAAAGTCGTTCGTTCTCCTTTGGTAGTAGTAGAATGTTCTTTATCTAAACGTTCTGCTAACACTTCATAAATTGGGTCCATCTTCAAGAAGTCAGCCACAATATACGCCACTAAAGTACAAATCCCAAGCGGCATTAATTGGTTTAAGCCTCCCACCATTTCTGTTACAAGAAGTAAAGCTGTTAGGGGCGCTTTCCCAATCGCCGCAAAATACCCTGCCATCGCAAAAAAGACGAAGCTCACACGTACACTTGGGTCTACCCCTAAAAATTCAATGAGAAATTCAGCATATGCCAACCCAAGAAGAGCTCCAAGTGAAAGAATCGGTAAAAAAATTCCCCCAGGCAGTCCTGTTCCGTATGAAATCATTGAGTAGACAAAACGAATCACAAATAGCCCCACTAAAAATTGTACAGTATGATTTTCTTTAACGAGTGCTAATACTAACTCACCACCACCGCCTAAAACATGAGGATTCCATATTCCAAGAGGAATAATCAACATAAAGGCAATGAGACAGTAATTATATGGTGCCACTTTTGGAAAAAGTGTCTTGTAAATCTTTGGCAAAGCTAATGTGAGACGATGGTACGCTAATCCAAAAATTGCAAGGACAATGCCAAGAAGGACAACATACCCATAATATTCCATCGGAAAACGTTGGTCATTCCCAAGGTTAAGCGATGGATGCGTCCCAAATACATTTAATGAAATAAAGTTAGCCACGATTGCTGCTGTTAGAGTTGTCACGGCGACAAGTGGACTAAAAGTATGATGGACTTCTTCCAGTACAAACATAAGTCCTGCAATCGGTGCGTTAAACGCCGCCGCTAGTCCGGCACCTGCTCCACTGGAAATAAATACATTCTTCTGTACACGATTTGCCTTAAAGGTCTCTGCTACTCCTTGACCAACCGATGCTCCTAATTGAATCGAAGGACCTTCACGACCAAGTAAGAGGCCTGATCCGATTGAAATCGCTCCACCGACGAATTTCTTCCAACAGACAGACCACCAATTCATATCCATCTTTCCTTGAAGTTGTAATTCTACTTGTGGAATCCCACTTCCTTTAATATCCGGATCGCTCTTTACAATCTGCCCTAAAATAACCCCCATTACAAGGCTAAAGAGAATCCATGCCGGAATCCATTGCGGTTGTTCTCTTAAAAACGAATAGACGGTCACTACTTGTTCTAAAATAAAGCCAATCATATATCTAAATAAACTAACCGCACTTCCTGCTAGGACTCCGATTAATGCGCCAATAGCAATATACCCTGATTTCCGGTATCTCCGAGGGTTCAAATGACTCCAAAACTCCACTCGCACTCATCCTTTACAATTTATTCTCTTTCATTATATCAAAGTCTGCCCATAAAAAAAGGAAGAAATGAAATTTCTTTCACTTCTTCCTTTATTTTATTCACCTTGTAAGTCTGCTTCATCAAGAGCATTCATTAAACGGAATAGTTCTTCCTCTGTTAATGCTGCTTTTTCCTCTTTTGAAAAATCGCGTACAATCTCGCCACGATGCATGACAATGAGTCTGTTTCCAAAATGAATCGCGTCAGATAGATTGTGTGTAATCATAAGCGCGGTTAAGTTCTTTTCTTCGATGGTTTCTTGTGTTTTCTGCATAATTTTGCGCTGTGTTTTCGGATCAAGCGCTGCTGTATGTTCGTCTAATAGTAATAGTTGCGGAGCGTTCATCGTTGCCATGAGGAGTGAAATGGCTTGGCGTTGTCCGCCTGATAAGAGTCCGATTTCTGTATGAAGACGGTCTTCTAAGCCAAGTGCTAGCGGGGCTAGTAAGGCTTCGAATTGTTGCAATTCTTCTTTAGAAGACGTTTTAAAGAGGCTACGTTTTTGACCTCTCCGATTCGCTAAGGCTAAGTTCTCAGCAACCGTCATCCGAGGAGCTGTTCCTTGCATTGGGTCTTGGAAGACACGACTAATGTAAGCTGCGCGTTCAAAGTCCGCAGTCTGTTCGATTTGATGACCTCCAAACGAAATCGTTCCTTCGTCTAAAGCAAAGTTACCAGCAATCGCGTTTAGGAAAGTCGATTTTCCTGCACCATTTCCGCCGACAATCGTAATGAAGTCTCCCTCTGTAATCGTTAGGCTGACGTTTTTCAACGCTTTATGCTCACGTGAAGTTCCAGGGAAAAATGTTTTAGATAAGTTTTGAATTTCAATACTCATTTAGTTTTCCCCCTTTCTATGACGTGTGCTTTTTTGCTGAATCCAGCTCTTTATTTGCGGCACTGTTAAACAGAAAGCAATCAGTGCTGCTGAGATGAGTTTGAAGTCATTTGCTTGGAAGACATTGAGTAATAA
This Granulicatella adiacens ATCC 49175 DNA region includes the following protein-coding sequences:
- a CDS encoding ClC family H(+)/Cl(-) exchange transporter; the encoded protein is MEFWSHLNPRRYRKSGYIAIGALIGVLAGSAVSLFRYMIGFILEQVVTVYSFLREQPQWIPAWILFSLVMGVILGQIVKSDPDIKGSGIPQVELQLQGKMDMNWWSVCWKKFVGGAISIGSGLLLGREGPSIQLGASVGQGVAETFKANRVQKNVFISSGAGAGLAAAFNAPIAGLMFVLEEVHHTFSPLVAVTTLTAAIVANFISLNVFGTHPSLNLGNDQRFPMEYYGYVVLLGIVLAIFGLAYHRLTLALPKIYKTLFPKVAPYNYCLIAFMLIIPLGIWNPHVLGGGGELVLALVKENHTVQFLVGLFVIRFVYSMISYGTGLPGGIFLPILSLGALLGLAYAEFLIEFLGVDPSVRVSFVFFAMAGYFAAIGKAPLTALLLVTEMVGGLNQLMPLGICTLVAYIVADFLKMDPIYEVLAERLDKEHSTTTKGERTTFEIPIMVDSSLVGKAIREVEWPKEIIIATIRRGAKEIVAKGDTILLSGDILIVVCDEGIVGAMTEQMTKIASAI
- a CDS encoding ABC transporter ATP-binding protein encodes the protein MSIEIQNLSKTFFPGTSREHKALKNVSLTITEGDFITIVGGNGAGKSTFLNAIAGNFALDEGTISFGGHQIEQTADFERAAYISRVFQDPMQGTAPRMTVAENLALANRRGQKRSLFKTSSKEELQQFEALLAPLALGLEDRLHTEIGLLSGGQRQAISLLMATMNAPQLLLLDEHTAALDPKTQRKIMQKTQETIEEKNLTALMITHNLSDAIHFGNRLIVMHRGEIVRDFSKEEKAALTEEELFRLMNALDEADLQGE